The nucleotide sequence AATCAAGCAGGAtcataaaaataagagaaagggTTTGCAAGTAACAATATAAATATCACTGTTTAACAAGTAACAAGTGACAAATGCAACAGAAAACAAATAAGTTGCAGCAAGAAGCAGATATACCTTGCCACCAAGAAATGCGAATGTATCAGCTGCAATTATGCTGCTAATGGAAATCAAAGTTGCCACAAGACCAACTGTCCAATGAGCTTGACCACCAAGAAGCACAGGCCATGTTGCTCCTATTCCTGCAAAACAACAATCTGATAAGGACAAACAAGTCCTAAACCACAGAAAAAAAGGAGAGTACAAAAATGATGCTCAATGGAATATGCCAAAGCTGGcttttattaataaattctaCCTAAAGGATCAGACCCTTTGGGATGTGCTTTAAGATAACAGAATAACTTATATTGATAGGTGATCATGGATATAAACTTCCTAAATGACATCAAACAAGGCCCTCAATTGTTGAAAATCAGAGCTGCTCTCACAGCATGTCAAATTTGAGCAATCTCACATCATGCCAATACAAGCAAACTAGCAAGGGTATATTTATAAACCAACAGATTTGTAGAGAGTAGAGACATGCAGGTACTTTAAAGGACAAAAGACCAGCCATTCTTGTCTTCCACAATAAATTTCTATTTTATGCCATTAAGTTTCTTCCAGCAAGGGCAATGACACATTcccaataaattatttaaattctcACTTAAACTAGCATATAAAATTATTGCATTTGGATCCATAAGCATATTAGTTAGTTAAAAGATGAAACATGAAGAGCACAGTTATACACAACATTCCTCATGCTTAATAGACCTTGAATATATGGTTTACCCACCATCAATTGCAGATACTAATACTATATCTTAAGACCagcttaataaaaaaaataagccaAATGAAATTACAGAGAAACAAAATCTTTCCTGTCTCAGTGTCCAGATTATAAATAATCCAACATACAGACATCAATAATTTAAGCAAATACAATTTATATTAGTTGgtgttttttttgttggttttttttttttttgggggggggggggggttCAGGAGTGTTGCACAGCACAGAAAATTAATCATGACATAAAAAAAACTATtcaggaacaatatacacccaaactgtaacccaatatacacccaaactgtaaNNNNNNNNNNNNNNNNNNNNNNNNNNNNNNNNNNNNNNNNNNNNNNNNNNNNNNNNNNNNNNNAAGAAACATCTGAACTACATCAGGATCACAGCAAACAGAACTAAAATGGAATGGGAACTAAGAAAGTTTACATACTCGTATTCAAGGCTGGAGCTGCTAAACCACATCGAAGCTTAACCCAAAAGCACGGAAGATAGCCACAATAAAATAATCCAAATATGGCACTACTTAGCTGGGCAAAGCGTGGACTTCCTCTTTGTAAGAGTAATGCCATGGCCAAAACAAATGCAGCAGAAGTTACAGAGACATCAATATGACCACGATACCTGGCCGTGTATCAGAAATGCTAATAATCAGCAAGCAACATCCATCAAGTCTTAGTACATATAAACGGAGAGTAGATTTGTGACTATGGGTAAAATACAGATCATCCCGGAAATTTGGATCATCCATCGGTAAATAGAGTTTATCTTTTTCTACAATACACAACTGAAGTATGGAAAACATGAAACCATCGGAATTACTCCTTAACAATGAATTAGATAACATAATTTTGCAATACATTTTCCTCAAGTTGAAAAAACTGAATGGTTTAGATTTGTAGTTCAAAAACAAGGTACTATTATGACAATACTCCCTTTTTAGCCTTTCCTTTAGTGAAACAAAAATTCATGAAATTAAACAAAGATCACTAAGTTTTGATTTGTTAGGAGATTGTCAGATGTATAAACTTAAGGAAATTTAAGGCCCACTAAACAATTAACCAATCTTACATGATATACAAGGGCAATAAGGCACAAGCGACAGAGCAGACTCGTGACACATAGCGTGGAGGAGGTGTCATTCCTTCAGTAATTCCACGACTCCGAACCAATTCAAAATACTCACGTGCCCCAGCAAAAACAGCAGCAGCCATGGCAACTGCAAAAACCCACCCTCCAGCCAAAACAACACCACCTACGGTTATTCCAATGCCGAGTCCAAAAACAATTCTGTTCCTAAGCTGACTAACTTGAGGTTTCAAGAGCACGTCTTCCTACAAGGGCAAATCATGGCTTCCATTAACTCCTGAGGAACACCCACTTCAGTGACTATCAATCTGTTACACATGCATGCTCAGAAAGTAAAAATGCGAGTGCATCATCTAACATAATTTCTCATCCGTATAAATGTCCACTCCATTTTTATTCCCCCTCTCACCCCGGCAAcaacaggaaaaaaaaaaaaaaaaactaatttactAAATAACAATTTGCATGAACATTTGAACTCAAATGATTCTTTAACTTACCCTTAAACATAGATGATGATCTTAACTAATCACAGTCAACACTAAGAAACACTCCTCAATTTCTTCAAGAcagcttgaaatactttaaaacaGTAATTCATTTAAAAATGAATATATAACATTATCATTCTTTTATAAAATAGTTTATCCGTATACACAAACCAAAACTAAACTCATCCAGTTACATCCAAAAGAACACAAATTAATAGCAACATATAAAGAAACCCCAATTTTCAGCTCCAAAACCATCCAATAGTCAATGAAGCTATAGAAAACGATATTACCCCTTCGGCATTGCTCTGTGGAAGGTGTTCCGGTTGGGCCTGACCAATCACGCGCGGTGGAGGCGAGGCTCCGGTTCGGCGGGTGAACCGGAGCAACGGCTTGCaattagagaagaagaaagaTGATGGAGTAGCTNNNNNNNNNNNNNNNNNNNNNNNNNNNNNNNNNNNNNNNNNNNNNNNNNNNNNNNNNNNNNNNATGGTGGTTGCAGAAGAGTGAAATTGTGGTGGTGGAACTGAGCGAGTTGGTGACTCGGGGGTGAGCCATGAAGAGACTGAGTTGGGAACGAGCTCGCTAACTACGATGGGgattttgcttttttgttttatattattttattttatgtgtaCGGATTAATGCATTATGCCGTTTTTATCACTGCCACCAATGGCGAGTGGAACGGGGATATGGCAGTAAAACGCGCCGGGTTTTACTGTCGTTCATGTGCACACACATTATATTCACTTTTTAGTTGTTATGCTTAAATTTTCATAAATATCTATTTAATTTCTATAAATCCTACTTTTAATCtcgtattttttttatcttaattctttttattcttttattctaTTAACATATTTGTATGATATATTTTAATCTTCCAAGTATTTTTCAATACCTCTAAATTAAGTCAAATAAAATTTTAGTTCCATTAAAAAATAGATATGTAGATAATTATTACTATATTAAAGGGTACTTGCTTATATTTACAACTTTTAGAACCATATATGTAAATATTTATACGCTAACATTATTATCTTTGTAAATATCTCTTATAATTAAATtacaaacaacaacaataacaataataatagttaaaacaagaagaaaataattataagaattaaaattttaaaatctttctaTATCTTATACaaatatcaaatttcaaatttttaatattGACGAGACAATAAATTTCTCTCGCTCAAAACtctaaatttaataaattttagtttACTAGTTAATTCACATCCAAGTAATTTTAGCATTTAAGTTTATTCAAATAATTTATAGTCAcacgcttttttttttcttcttctccgcccttatttcaaatttatgtatacgttcttcttcttcttcccataCTTGTTTCAAATTCATGCatatgttctttttcttcttcttcttctttcttgatgCTACGtcgtcttcttctcctcctcctttttttttttttatttttcactttcgtTACCGTTATCACCACCACCACTCCCTccccctcttcctcctcctcatcttctttctttttcttttctcattttttgttcatgattcaaaTTTTGTTTATGTGCTTGTTTTCGAATTGAGTTTGTGTGTcgcaattattaaataatttcgtTTCATCCTGAATTTAAATAAAGGTACACTTGGTCTGTGTTTGTTTTGAAACGAGTTTACattcttaatttaatttttgattcatttctgagtgaattatTTTGTTATGTGCTTATTTTGAAACGAGTTtacattttgaatttaatttttggttcgttttttaatataatttcggtttatttctgAGTAAATTATTTTATTCTGTGCTTTTTTGAAACGAGTTTACACTCTGAATTTAATTTTCGgtttattttaaatataatttcggtttattctaaatataatttcggttcatttctgttatgcacaattcaaaactcttcatccCCATCTTTTACCGTTTCTTCACcaggaagggagagaaggaggaaaaaaatacagtaacaacaacaaaaagaatgacgataagaaaaaaaagtaaaaaacacgtgaaaaaaaaagaatgcgaaaaagaaggaagaggagaaacGCAAAAAAAAGCGAAAAAGAAAACAAGCGTAAACGAGCCTGAAAAAAAGATGAAGCAACTGCGTAAGAATGAGAAGCATGTGCGCGTGTAATTAAGCTTTTAATAAGAGTAATTTTTGTTGATGTTAAACCtacataaataaatttaaaaaaaaatacttaaatatgTAGCAAGCTACTAATTAAAAATTGTTTGGTGTTTATTGTTTAGCAATTTTAATTAATGAGTATGGAATATTCCATGAAGATTAAACAAGCCGTAATTAAGTTGAATAATCATCTTCTTCTAGAGTCTAGACCAACTAGAGGAAGAAAAATCTAAAAAGAAGAGAAACTGAGattttacattttttatttaaaaaaaaaagaaaaagaaaaagaaaaagaaaaagcaagagaaCACTGAACACAGGTCTTAGAAATTTCCCAATAATTTCAAACACATCGTTTGCCCTAACCACCTCACTCCTCGGGCGCATCCCCACCACCGTCGCCGGCCTTCAAAATTGAGCTCCATCCGCTCCGTTCGCCGGCGGCGCTACCGTCCTCCTTTCGTCGTTTGTCTTGAGCTCAACGCCGGCGGCTACAAACACTAATTGCCAGAAACGCTGTCTTTTCGAGAAGAATCTTTTCGAGTAGAACATTCTCGAATCCTTCTTTTGTTTCAGTGTTAGATAAAGCAAAAGAAACTGAACTTGCTTGCCGGTGTATACACAGTCCTGGAGATCGCTGCATCAGATTCCATTCCACTGGTAAACCTCAACATTTTGCTTTGGAACTTTCTCGAAATTTTAATCTTTTGACCGCCGTTCATTGTGTTTTCtttaaaaaatgatttattaatttagttaagGTTTGTTTCCCTGGATTCGGTTATCgttttgaagaaattaaaaaaaaggggggggggggggNNNNNNNNNNNNNNNNNNNNNNNNNNNNNNNNNNNNNNNNNNNNNNNNNNNNNNNNNNNNNNNNNNNNNNNNNNNNNNNNNNNNNNNNNNNNNNNNNNNNNNNNNNNNNNNNNNNNNNNNNNNNNNNNNNNNNNNNNNNNNNNNNNNNNNNNNNNNNNNNNNNNNNNNNNNNNNNNNGGGATTTGTTCGTGTTGTGTGAGTTTGCAGTTATAATTATCATTTGTTTGGTGTTGTGGAAAATAATAACTTGTTTGGTGTTGAAGAAGTTGTGGTTGACTTGTTGTGACTTGAATTTGAGTTTAGCTTGTTGAGCTGGATCAGCTCCCTGTGACTATTTTAAGTTTAAGGAGTTTCGGATTAATTTTAGAGTAAACTCATTTTTCTAGTTAAGTGGAGCAAACTTAGCTGTAGTTTGGTATGAACTTCATTGTATGATCCATAATTCCATATAACCCACTTTGTGACTAGGATTGCATGTTGTATTTAATTGGTAAGTTGAGCTGGCGGTGTTTTAGATTGGCTAAGCTCGCATTTGATGTTCTAGGTAGACAAGTATGATCACTTAAAGGATTGGATTTTATAAACTGGAATTATCCTGTGAAGATGATGCATTTATCTGGTACTGATTGTAAAATACTATTGTAGTATTAGGGAACATTTATGCATTGGATAGGGAACATGATGCTTGCGTTGCAAGTCCCTTATGTCTTAGGGGTTAGATACAGAATCCCCTAAATGGAGAGTTCCCTATCTTTTCAGCCTGGCTTTTAGGCCTACACCTACCTGATCATCTGTGCTAATTGGAACGAAATCAAAGGCTGGGTTGTTTTCCTCATTGTGTTGATGCACCATGTTACACTTTTTGTAGGGTTGAGAAAGGAGCATTAGTTGCATAGCATGCCATATATTAGCCTGGCATTTAGTGTGGACTCTCTTTCTCATTGAAACATCATGATCTTAAGTTCTTAACCGTTAATGATCTAATCATACAATCCAAAGTGTTGTTCACAACCCATTTTATCAAAGGCCAAACTAAACATGCAGAGGGCTCTCTTTTGCCTTCAAAGTAAACCGGAACTTCCACTCCAAGAAAATCTTACCTTTAGCATAGCAATAGCAGGAGTCTTTCTTAGTGCAATACCAATGCTTAAAGCATGCGAGCCGCCCTAGCATCCAGATTCTAAGCCACACCCACCCACAATTCTTAAATGGATCTTAGGCCAGTAGGCTCAAAGAATAAGAGATGCATTTCTTTACAGACCTATATTTTCTAGCTCATAAATTAATTTAtccaatttttttcatttaataaaaGAAGAATTTTATTGAGATGAAGATAGAAGTTTACCAAAAGGTAGGAGAGGATAAGGGATACTCTTTACAAGAATAAATCAAACCACAAAGGAATTACTGATGAAGCATAGCTTTCCAATCTTGaaatatttgaaaaggaaattccTGTAAAAAGATCATGTTAAGATTCAATTGCACAGTTTGCTGGATTGCGACTGAGAGACATTTAAAGTACGGAATTGTGCCTTTGAAGTAGACCGTAACTTGTGTTCTGTCCGATTGTTTAGGGGCTGTGTTTACTTGAAACAAGGAAAGATGGGTGTTAGATAGTCGGGGGCTAATGCTCAAGTTAAAGAGCTTGCACCAGGCTAATTTAGAGTTAGCATATGCATTGGCTGTGGTGGAAGTTCTAGGACAGAACATGTTATGAGAACTCTAAACTCCTTGATTTATTGATTGAATTACGGAATGTTGATACATGTACGTATACAAATACATCTGTTACATTTATATCAGTATGAAAAGGATGTCTCTTATAATGTGTAGTCTACAAGTTATGTATGCTACAAAGACCAGACCTTGGCTTTCTCCCTTTCACGTTGACAGTGAAAATTTTCTGGCACATTTTTTCATACTAAATTTGCTTTCTAGaaataaaatgataattatgGAATCATTTAATTACATATTTGGAACTGTTTTTATTACATATCAATTGGATCTATTTACTTAGTTTTGTTTATTGATGCAGGTGTTATGGAGATATCATTGTTAAAGATGCTTGTTAATGGCATATCCTCGTTTCTGAATTTATCGTTTTCTGGAAACGTCAACTCGGAACCCATCTCAAAGTATTACCAAAAGGCAGAGGAGATACTTAGGCTGTTGAAGCCAATTATTGATGCAATTGCTCATTCTGAGTTAGCTTCTGATGAAGTGCTTAGTAAGATATTTGAAGAACTCGGTCATGCAGTTGATGAATTAAGGGAGCATATTGAGAACTGGCACCTGTTGTCCAGCAAAGTTTACTTTGTAAGTGTCATAATATCTCAATTCTTCGTTTGCAGATATACAAGGCATATCTATTTTAGTCATTAATTTAATGTCAAATGAGCTGATCTTCCATTATGACCGATTGTTCTTCTCATTTCTTTATGTTCGGATTCAATCCTGTTGCCTTTTGCAGTGGTTAGGGAAGGAAATTATGCTATTTCTGCTTTCTCTTCTAATCGAACACAATTATGATGACCTTCACATATATtgtcatctctctctctctctctctctctcacacacacacacacacacacactgttCCTCTTCTCCTCCCGCACACCATTCCTTCATATTTTTAGCTGTGTAGTTTACTCAAAGCTTTGTGTTTGTTGTGCacttatttctattttaatttcatttattttaatAGTTAGAAGTTTTGTTTTCGAGAACCATGGTTCAGGGTCCTAATAATTCATGTTATAGTTATGGTTAATGGAGATGATCTTGTGGTGGATGTGATAACTTGTTAGCTTGCTTGTTGCACTCAAACTGCAGACTTTCTTAATTTTAGAAGAAATCTTCACATtatttcatcttcttttcttgtttgcttGGTGATGATCCAGCTCTTTCATCACCAACAAATTGTTTTTGAACAAAAAAAGTTCTTCTATCTGAACAAGTGTACCTCTTCCATCATATTTATCATAAACCTGATTACAACTTTCAAAAACCATGTTCACATGTTAGTATAGTTTTCCACTTGATCATAGTTGTCTGTCTTGGCTTCTTTAATGTATTTTATCATTTGATATTATCTAGTTACCAAGTCTCATTTTCTAGATAGGATGAACTGTGTTATTCTCCTAAGAAAATGTTCATTGTCATGGTTTTAGTTATTTAAAGAAACTTTGATTTTTAGCTATCTTCTTTATTTAAGTGAAATTTTGTTGGTTTCAGCTTTGACTTGTGAAATGCATCTATGAAATGATCTTGTTATACTTGGTGGGTTATTTTCTGGAAGATAATGCTATATGAACCTTTTAGAGAGAGAACACGTGTGAAGAGTCATTAGATTGCTTGTGGATTAATGTGGAAATATGACACCTCATAGATCTACAGGGAAATCTAATAGCACAAAATTGTTACATGTTTATATGGCATTACCTNNNNNNNNNNNNNNNNNNNNNNNNNNNNNNNNNNNNNNNNNNNNNNNNNNNNNNNNNNNNNNNNNNNNNNNTTTTCATTCTATACACCTTTGCAAGATATGATTAGGATATAACTGAAGAGTGTTCAAAGACCTTTGCTTGAGTTAGCTACCCGCCTGGCAGAAGTAAGACATGTAGTAGTTCTTTTGTTGTGCCTGCATCTAATGGGATGTACATGGCATGACTGTTGCAAGTTATGCATGTTGAATTCTCACTACATCTGCTATTATGATCACTAGGCTATGCAAGTTGAACCCTTGATATCTAGGATAAGGACTTTGGGGCTCAATATTTTCCAGCAGCTGAAGGTTTCTCAGCAATGTCTCCCCGATGAATTGAGTTCTGATCATCTGGAGGtaaaacattctatcaaacaaaAGAGTTGGTTTAAGCTTCGTCTTTTAACTGGAGTCATATTTTCATTATGTGAAAGAAACTGAGGATGTGTAATATCAATATTAAAATTGCAGCATTGTGTTCAGAAACTTAAGCATTTGGGACATGAAGAAGTATCAGCAGTCATTAAGGAAGCTATTACTGAACAACGGGAAGGTTTAGGACCCAGTTCAGAGGTCCTGGCAAAAATTGCTGATAGCCTAGGTCTAAAGTCTAATCAGGAGGTTCTGATTGAGGCTGTGGCCCTTGAAAAATTGAAGGAGAATGCTGAGCAAACTGAAAAGACTGCAGAAGCTGAATATATTGATCAAATGATCGCTGTTGTAACACGTATGCATGAGCGGCTTAGTATGCTTAAGCAAGCTGAGAGTAGCAGCCCAGTTCCAGTACCTGCTGATTTTTGTTGTCCTCTCTCTTTGGAGTTGATGACTGATCCAGTGATTGTGGCATCAGGACAAACCTATGAGCGGGCTTTCATTAGGAACTGGATTGATCTTGGACTTACTGTTTGTCCGAAGACTCGGCAGGCACTAGCTCATACCAACCTAATACCTAACTACACTGTAAAAGCACTAATTGCAACTTGGTGTGAGTCAAACAATGTGAAACTGGTTGAGCCCTCGAAGTCCACTAGTTTAAATCAAGCATCTGTCATTCAGGGGTATATGGAGTCTGGTACAACCAGGGACTCACCTGTCTTTTCTCATTCCAGGGGCAACCAGCCATCCTCACCTGAGTCGGTGCGTTCTCATTCTTTTAGTTCACCAGGTAATAACATAACTTCTGCTGGAATCCAGCGAGAGGGAACATCACCATTGCATCCCCGTTCAATTTCTGAAGGTTCCTTAAGTGGTATGGTTAATGGGCAGCATATGGATCTTGCTGGAGCAGGTTTAGATGACAGGTCTgctagctcagatgaaagcaGTGTGGATTCAGTTGGCCAACCCTCAATGTCGCCATCTAAAAGGGAATCGTCTGGTGCCTTTATCCCTGACCAAGCCCAAGCCCATGTTAGAACTATTTCTTACTCCAGTGCACTTTCTAGTGGAAATTTCCCCCAAGAAACACCAGGTGATGATAATAGTTCTCCTCAGTTGTCAAGCAGTCCAGCATACAGTAGAGATGTTTCAGGTGAATTAAATCCCGGCCCAGATTCTGCTAGTGCTGCTACTGTTCCATCTTCACATAGAGAACCAGAGTTCCCACCTCGATCGGAGACAAGGTCCCGAACATCCTTGTGGCAGCGACCATCCCAGAGGCTTGTTCCTAGGATGGCATCCTCTCCTGCTGCTGAAACTAGAGCTGATCTTTCTGCTATTGAATCCCAGGTTCGGAAGTTGGTTGAGGGCTTGAAGAGCACCAATATTGATACTCAGAGAGAGGCAACAGTAGAAATTCGGCTTCTTGCCAAGCATAATATGGATAATCGAATTGCAATTGCAAACTGTGGAGCCATTACCATATTAGTTGAGTTACTCAGATCACCAGATACAAGGATCCAGGAAAATGCTGTTACTGCACTTCTGAACTTATCAATCAATGACAATAACAAAAGTGCAATAGCAAATGCTGGTGCAATTGAACCTCTGATTCATGTGCTGAAGACAGGGAGCCCAGAAGCCAAGGAGAATTCTGCTGCCACTCTATTCAGCTTATCAGTGATTGAGGAAAACAAAATTAGCATTGGTAGGTCGGGGGCTATTGGACCGTTGGTTGATCTATTAGGGAATGGAACCCCTAGGGGTAAGAAAGACGCAGCCACTGCTTTGTTTAATTTGTCAATATTTCATGAAAACAAGAATCGAATTGTGCAAGCTGGTGCCGTGAAGCACCTTGTGGAGTTAATGGACCCTGCTGCCGGAATGGTTGATAAGGCAGTGGCAGTCTTAGCAAATCTGGCCACAATTCAAGAAGGAAGAGTTGCTATTGGTCAGGAAGGTGGGATTCCTGTTTTGGTCGAGGTTGTCGAGTTGGGCTCTGCAAGAGGAAAAGAGAATGCAGCAGCAGCTCTTCTGCATCTATGCTTACATAGCAACAGATTCTTAAGCATGGTGCTTCAGGAAGGAGCTGTCCCACCATTAGTCGCATTATCACAGTCAGGTACTGCGAGGGCCAAAGAAAAGGTACGGTTTGTTCTTTACTGTTTCATCTCTTATTTGCCTCGTATTCTATTTCTATTTCTTCAAACACAGTGGTGATggattattttctttgtttaggcCCAGGCTCTCCTCAATCAATTTAGAAGTCAGAGACATAATGCGGGGAGGGGCTGATTTTGAATCCCCAAGCTGTTGTACCATCCAAAGGTTTTGAATTAACTTTTTATAGTACTTCTCTAATTTATGCATTATTACATGGTGCAAATAATGTGTGTAAAGGTGTTTTGCATTATTGTTTCACTTGCTTGTAAAGGGGAAAAAATGTTATTTATGGGGGGCACGATTTGATTGTTTCCTCTAACGGAAAACCTTTTTCTGTGTTGTGAAGAAAATTTATACATGTAAGTCTAGCTTTTGTTTTTAACAAAGAGAATGTCTGGCTTCTGTTGCTGGCATAGGGCGAGAGATGTCCGTGGAcaaataattttgttttatttaggGTTTAACTGCCCCATAATGTATGGTATCAACTATCAATATCAAAATTTTTTCATGTTGGCATATGTAAATGTGGCTCTTACTGTTGTAATAATTCAATTGTGTTGTATTGTTGAACTGTTCATATTCCTCCACTTTATCAATGAATCAGAAGATTTTATTAAAGGAAGAGTTTACCTAATATTTTTTCATCATTCATCCCCTTGTGGTTCTAGATACTGAATTTTAGCATATGAACTTTTGGAAATGACAAAACTAAATCAGTTGTCTTAATTTGGTTGTTTCATGAAATCCTGATTATTAATTCCAAGTTCTGTTGAATCACAATAAAGCAACGTCATAATATCTTACTAACTATATATAAACCAAGGGAATGAGTTTTTCTTATTGAAAATTTCATTTTACTATGGCTTGGTCTGAACATGAGTTATACAAGAATATTAGTAAGACCATCGTGTATATGTGACAGTGTATTTGGTTTAAGCAAATCATAAAATCATTGCCTTCTTTTAAACAACAGTATAATTATATTTTCACTTAAGGGTAGTGATCAATGtactaaatattttattctataatgATAGGCGATAACATTTTATATATTGAACTACACAAGAACCCACTAGAATGGAAATTCTTGTGTTTCTCTTTACCATAAACAAAGAGAAACACATGAAAAGATCCATTATATAATTCACACTTTTCCAAATCACTAGTGTTCACTTAATTAGACTGTTAAACAGCTTAAACTCACTAAACTACTGCTTCTCAATTTCCAGAGGCATAAAGTTCACATCAAGTAATGAATTTATGTGTCTTTATTCATAAATTTAATTCATGAACTAATTCACTCTTCTGCAATTCTTCCTTATCTCACCTTTTGACCCAGTTAAGGGCAGGATGTTCCCCATCTTAATCATTCCAGTAACAAAGTCAGAAGCAAAGGCCTTATTATTCTGACTATAGGCCTTAACAAGTGAATCAGTGGATCCACCATTGAAGAGTTCTTGATCAGAATGAAGGAGACCCTTTTTGTTGATGAGGTTCTTGTAGTAGTTGTTCTCAAAATGTGTGGGTGTTTGTAGGTCTAAGGGTGCTAAATTGTTGTCTCCTGTGCCATTTTGCCTTGGACAATTTTTCTGCCTTAACTTGGCAAATGAAGGGTCAATGTCGGT is from Arachis ipaensis cultivar K30076 chromosome B01, Araip1.1, whole genome shotgun sequence and encodes:
- the LOC107642946 gene encoding phosphatidate cytidylyltransferase 4, chloroplastic, whose translation is MAAAVFAGAREYFELVRSRGITEGMTPPPRYVSRVCSVACALLPLYIMYRGHIDVSVTSAAFVLAMALLLQRGSPRFAQLSSAIFGLFYCGYLPCFWVKLRCGLAAPALNTRIGATWPVLLGGQAHWTVGLVATLISISSIIAADTFAFLGGKVFGRTPLTNISPKKTWEGTIIGFCGCIVTSVVLSKIFSWPMSLPSSIALGVLNFFGSVFGDLTESMIKRDAGVKDSGSLIPGHGGVLDRVDSYVFTGALAYSFVKTFLPLYGV
- the LOC107643033 gene encoding U-box domain-containing protein 4, with translation MEISLLKMLVNGISSFLNLSFSGNVNSEPISKYYQKAEEILRLLKPIIDAIAHSELASDEVLSKIFEELGHAVDELREHIENWHLLSSKVYFAMQVEPLISRIRTLGLNIFQQLKVSQQCLPDELSSDHLEHCVQKLKHLGHEEVSAVIKEAITEQREGLGPSSEVLAKIADSLGLKSNQEVLIEAVALEKLKENAEQTEKTAEAEYIDQMIAVVTRMHERLSMLKQAESSSPVPVPADFCCPLSLELMTDPVIVASGQTYERAFIRNWIDLGLTVCPKTRQALAHTNLIPNYTVKALIATWCESNNVKLVEPSKSTSLNQASVIQGYMESGTTRDSPVFSHSRGNQPSSPESVRSHSFSSPGNNITSAGIQREGTSPLHPRSISEGSLSGMVNGQHMDLAGAGLDDRSASSDESSVDSVGQPSMSPSKRESSGAFIPDQAQAHVRTISYSSALSSGNFPQETPGDDNSSPQLSSSPAYSRDVSGELNPGPDSASAATVPSSHREPEFPPRSETRSRTSLWQRPSQRLVPRMASSPAAETRADLSAIESQVRKLVEGLKSTNIDTQREATVEIRLLAKHNMDNRIAIANCGAITILVELLRSPDTRIQENAVTALLNLSINDNNKSAIANAGAIEPLIHVLKTGSPEAKENSAATLFSLSVIEENKISIGRSGAIGPLVDLLGNGTPRGKKDAATALFNLSIFHENKNRIVQAGAVKHLVELMDPAAGMVDKAVAVLANLATIQEGRVAIGQEGGIPVLVEVVELGSARGKENAAAALLHLCLHSNRFLSMVLQEGAVPPLVALSQSGTARAKEKAQALLNQFRSQRHNAGRG